The stretch of DNA CGCCCTGCGCCCACCCAAAAGGCAGCAAACTACTCCTAGCGGTGGCATCCGTCTAGCTCCCAGGAGCCCTTGGGCACCGGGGGCCAGTCTTCAAGCGGAAGCTGCCTGCCAGGCTGCCCTGATCCCCAAAATTGGCAGGCTTTCTGGGGTGGGAGCATGGCCTGGacccactgccctgcaccccagccggggggggggtggggggttgggaggcAAGCTGCCTGTCAGGGGCACAGGGGGCCAAAGGGGGGGACTTATATTAgcgctgggtggctggaggccagCTCTTGAGGGGCAAGCCAGAGCAGGTGCTGTAGTCGCAGGGTGGAATtaggacccaggcgtcctgctGCCCAGTCCCGTGTAGCCCCAGGTGGGCCACCCTTGTATCGGTGTCATCATTGTCACCTGCAGGGCGCACCCAGCTGTATGCCCGTGccaccccctgggggcagcctGCCAAGCAGAGCtaagcccctctccccccgccattGGCAACTCACTGCAGCGTCTCCCTGAGCTCAGCTGGCAAAGGCCTGGGCCCTGGGGAACCAAAGGGCCTGAGGCTTCACCGGTTtgctggggagggttgggggggtgtTAGCCAGGTGCCTGGCATGTGCTGCAGCTGGCAGCAAAGGGGCTGCCCTGGGGGGTGATGGCGTTATGGCAGCAGGCGTCACCTGCGGTGGCAAAGTCTCACCCCTTCACCGTCCTCGCGTGCGAGTGGTCAGTCTTTGAAGCAAACGCTGCAGCCGTGTGAGGCGCGGGACACGCTCCTGCCGGGGCGCTGTGGCCCGCGGGAAGGGTTTGCTCTCCGCCTTGTTTGCCAAGTGACGTTAAGTCTGGGGTGCCAGGGGCTTCCTGGGAGccaggtgggggggtgggtgggctggGCCTCCCGACTCAGGCGGGTGCCTGCCTGGCGTACGTGACCTCCTGTGAGCGAGGCGGGGGCCATGTGGTGTGAACGACCAGACCCCACTCGGAAAATAGCCAGGGTCAGCGTCACGGCTTCTTTCTCAGCTGGGAGGCTGACCTGGGGGCGTGGAGGGGGGGGGACTCGCCTCTGCCAAGCCccagcagtgggagggggcaggagcagatgcCAGGGGAAGCGCTGGTGCCCCGATTGCAaaagccccccgccccaccttgTGTGCCGGCTGCAGCTGTGTGTCGAGAGTCAGCAGCGAAGCGGGCTGGCCTGGGGCCCCAGCTCTGGCCCGTCCCCCGGGCTCCCCCATGCCAGGACGGCTACCACGGCGAATGGAAGGAGCGAGTCATGCCGCCTTTCCTCCATTTATTACCCAGACGGACCGAGCGCCACGTAACAGCAACACGGGGACGCTGACAGGGAATTCCTCACCCCGGACTATCAGCCCAGGGGATTCAGGCTGCAAATGAGCTCCCGAGGTCAGCCCTGTCCTGACATCTGCAGGGAGCCGCTCGCCGCCCTCACGCACCAATCCTCCTCCTGCAGCGCCGGCCAGCTGAGCCTCGCCTTGCGCCTCCCCATGCCAGCAACTGCAGCCTCCCGGGTCTGCCGCATCGCCACTTAATCGCTTGTCCTCCCCGGGCTAGGGACATGATCCAGCTTCTTGACTCTCGGTCACTTGCattaaccactagcccccactcctctcccagagcagggaatagaacccaggagtcctggctcccagcccctgactgctctaaccactagcccccactcctctcccagagcagggaatagaacccaggagtcctggctcccagcccctgactgctctaaccactagcccccactcctctcccagagcagggaatagaacccaggagtcctggctcccagcccctgactgctctaaccactagcccccactcctctcccagagcagggaatagaacccaggagtcctggctcccagcccctgactgctctaaccactagcccccactcccctcccccgctgtgcTGTTAGATCCGAAGCTCATCAGCTGTTGTGACAGCTGATTGACAGCCCAGCCATCAGCATGCATGGCGCTGTACGAACCCAcgggccctgccccacagagctcacaGCCTAACTTGAAAAGCCACACGCAGCCACGGCGTAACCTCGCTGAGCTTACACCCGggatggctttggccctgggaTGGGGCCTCTACAGTAACCCCGCGTTGCCCGGCTCACCGTGGGTACTTCTCATGCAGGGGGAGCCGTGAGCTGGGAACGCAGAGCCCTATGGGCAGGTCCGTGCCCCGGCCCCTCAGCCCCTCTGCGCCTCCTGGGACAGGGAgcgggacagggagcgggggaagTCCCCCTTGCCGAAGTCGGGCCGGCTGGGCTGGACGACGGGGGGCAGCTCCTTGGTGATCTCCGACACGGCCCTCTTGTCCCGGCACTGCCCGCTGGGCGGGGCGCCCCCGGCCAGGGCCGTCTCGAAGTCCATCCTGTGGCGCAGCTGGGGCGGGGTGGCTCCCCGCTCGGCCTTGGCGCTCAGGTCGGCCGGCACgaagaggggcaggggcagcacccGCTGGTAGGGCAGGGGGTAGCGGGCCAGGGGCTCGCCCAGCCGGCCCAGCCACATGAGGAGCCCGGGCGATCGCTGCACCACGAAGCgcgtctcctgctgctgccagtaCGTCTCCTTGCGCCGATCGTCCGCCTCCCgcaggcagcagctgggggcggggggggggaacgttAGGGACCCGGGGAGCAGCCCCCGGCAGCCCCCCCATCGCctcctgggagcagggagcccagACAAGCCCAAGGACCCAACCCGCCCCCTGAGGCTGGGGGGCTGCGACCCCTGGGGCCACGGGGCAGCGAGAGACTCTGGGGTCCCTTCTGCCCTGAGCTCCACAGACGCCCGCGCTAGGGGAGCTGCCCTGCAggcccgggggcagggggggcacagagggggccacactccaccccatcccccaccctgcGCCCAGTCAGATGCTgtacccagggctgggggctgggggggggacagAGGGGGGCCTTGCTCCACCCTATCCCCCAGTCGAAGCTgtacccagggctgggggggacagAGGGGGCCTTGCTCCACCCCATCCCCGAGCCCGCACCCAGTCAGACGTTgtacccagggctgggggctgggagcgcGGCCCCAGAGCTGGGTCTGCCTCTCTCCTGGACGGCGGAAGGGGCAGCCGCAGGGGGACAGGCTtgggcaggggctgcagaggggaaggggcaccgctgtgcccaggggctgcgacccctctgccccaggctggctgggcacggaggaggggccagggcaggggtccTGTTTGCTCCAGGgccccccggctgcccctccACGGAAACTCCCAGGGCTTCACTCAGCCCAGGGCCGGGGGCACAAGGAACCCAACGCCCTGTCCCGCTGCCCGGGGTGCCCGCGCCCCACACTCACCCCTCCTCGGGCCTGGTGGAGAGCGACAGGTCCCTCCATTCGGCCGTGAAGGATTCGTGCCGCACCACGTCCTCCTCCTTCACCAGGCAGCCCAGCTCGGCCGCCGACAGCACCCCCATGCTGTGCGGGACCATGCGCTTGCCGAACATCCTCGCCCTGTGGGTCGCCTGGCCTGGGGGGGGTGTGAGCCCggctgtgtgtgagtgtgagtgtgtgtgagcccggctgtgtgtgtgtgtgagtgtgagcccggctgtgtgtgtgtgtgtgagtgtgagcctggctgtgtgtgtgagtgtgtgtgagtgtgtgagagccTGGCTGTGTGTGTCTGAGCCCTGGGTGCTTGGCCGCCCGGGCCAGGATTTATAACGCCTCCTTGCTGCTATTTCCGAGCCGCGTCGTCAGGAGCTATATCTGCCCCACGCGGTCACGCTCCAGCACTCCAGACACCGGACACCACCCGCGTTTGCTGTTTACTGGAAACCAGCTCCGGCCTGGCGCTCGCCCTGCCGTGCCAACGTTTATACCCCTGCCCCTCGCGGAGCCtttgggaagctgcaggggtCTCAGCTACGGGGTGTGTGTGGTGGTCGGGGGCGGTGATCCTGGGCCACTGTCCATGCCAGGTGGCCCCAACCCTTTCGGAGTGTGAATTAACCCTTTGCAAACCCCCAGCCCAAggctggaggacagggctggtcacagggaggtgaagtgatcTACTCTGGGTCACAGAGGGAATCAgtagaagagctgggaatagccAGGAGTTCTGATACCCTCGCCtatcctgctctaaccaccagaccccactcccctcccggagctgcgaatggaacccaggagtcctggctaccAGCTCCTGTACGCTAGACCACCATCCCCTTCtagggctgggaatagaacccaggagtcctggctcccaacccaccctgctcccgcTGTAACTGACTAGATCCCGGGCCTCTCCCTCCCACAACTTCAAAGGCCAAGGCTAGTGGGGAAAAGGGGTGGTGGCTCTTTTCAAGGTCTCCCCCTTGCCTCAgagctgggagggtgggggcgaTACCAGCGGAGCCGGCCGGCTGGCTGGTGGGGCCCAGGTGAGCCAGTGGCCCCTGGAtggcagaacccaggtgtcccgaGAAAGCATGTGGAAGCTGGAACTAGAACTGGGGGCGGTTCTCGGGTTGGGTTTCTCATTGACGGGCCGGGCTCGGCACTGCCCCAGGCCATGGAGCACAGGGCCTGCTGGTCTCCAAGTTTGGGGGTTGAGCTTATCCTGAAACCTGACCCCGGAGGCCCCCTGTGTGAGTGGCCCCCTGGCCGGTGAGCTCCCAGCCCCTTGTTCGGTGGGCCCACCCGGGGGCAGTGACAACTGAGCGAGCCCAGGCTCCGCCGGCCCAGAGACGCAAT from Lepidochelys kempii isolate rLepKem1 chromosome 27, rLepKem1.hap2, whole genome shotgun sequence encodes:
- the LOC140903832 gene encoding telethonin-like, producing the protein MFGKRMVPHSMGVLSAAELGCLVKEEDVVRHESFTAEWRDLSLSTRPEEGCCLREADDRRKETYWQQQETRFVVQRSPGLLMWLGRLGEPLARYPLPYQRVLPLPLFVPADLSAKAERGATPPQLRHRMDFETALAGGAPPSGQCRDKRAVSEITKELPPVVQPSRPDFGKGDFPRSLSRSLSQEAQRG